One genomic window of Desmospora activa DSM 45169 includes the following:
- a CDS encoding GNAT family N-acetyltransferase yields MNLDIRDIRKGDIKPIKTIITDTWNAKDFIEDEDIINAAVTMMFISPILNKSTFGRVATLDGKVIGVIFGSRVGEKTSYKLLQDDYTRELLQLLNLNDIERNVFVELTGKTNEAYSKLIRGKENEFQGCLEFFAVSEEARGKKIGTKLFNELISYLRNTKANKIYVYTDTMSSYGFYDHNRFIRLDEEVTVFNLPDGKLENTNFIYEYKL; encoded by the coding sequence ATGAATTTAGATATTAGAGACATAAGAAAAGGTGACATTAAACCTATTAAAACAATTATTACAGATACTTGGAACGCAAAGGATTTTATTGAGGATGAGGACATCATAAATGCAGCAGTTACAATGATGTTCATAAGTCCAATATTAAACAAAAGTACTTTTGGAAGGGTAGCTACATTAGATGGGAAAGTTATTGGTGTAATATTTGGTTCGAGAGTTGGCGAAAAAACCTCTTATAAATTGCTACAAGATGATTATACAAGAGAATTGCTACAACTTTTAAATCTAAATGACATAGAACGGAATGTATTTGTTGAACTTACCGGCAAAACAAATGAAGCATACAGCAAGTTAATTAGAGGAAAAGAAAATGAGTTTCAAGGTTGTTTAGAATTCTTCGCGGTTTCTGAAGAGGCTAGAGGAAAAAAGATAGGTACGAAATTATTTAATGAGCTCATTTCTTACCTAAGAAATACAAAAGCAAATAAAATTTATGTATATACTGACACAATGAGTAGCTATGGATTCTATGACCATAACAGATTTATTCGTCTTGATGAAGAAGTAACTGTATTTAATCTACCTGACGGAAAACTTGAAAATACAAATTTTATTTACGAATACAAACTTTAA
- the bshA gene encoding N-acetyl-alpha-D-glucosaminyl L-malate synthase BshA, translating into MRIGITCYPSHGGSGVVATELGKLMAERGHQVHFITYDMPFRLGRFYHNIHYHEVEANRYAVFRYPPYDLALASRMAQVAKMHRLDLIHVHYAVPHAICAHLAKEMVGDWLKVVTTLHGTDITVLGEDPSLKDIICYGINQSDAVTAVSDSLIRQTKELLCIDKPLHRIYNFVDQRVYRPLDVSDIRSNYASPTEKLMLHISNFRGVKRVPDVIRIFAKVQREIPSRLILVGEGPELSLAMQLAEELGVESRVRFLGKQDEVARLISLADLLLLPSQKESFGLVALEAMACGVPTVGSNSGGIPEVVSHGEAGLLSPIGAVDSMAKDAIRLLSDPDLYQRFSQNGLQRVRDHFCAEKIADEYEQLYQQVIEG; encoded by the coding sequence ATGCGAATTGGTATTACATGTTATCCCAGCCATGGCGGTTCCGGGGTTGTGGCGACGGAGTTGGGGAAGCTGATGGCGGAACGGGGCCATCAAGTTCACTTTATCACTTACGATATGCCCTTTCGCCTGGGACGCTTTTATCACAATATCCATTATCATGAGGTGGAGGCCAACCGTTACGCCGTCTTTCGTTATCCCCCATACGATTTGGCGTTGGCCAGTCGGATGGCTCAGGTGGCTAAAATGCACCGGCTCGATTTAATCCATGTTCACTATGCGGTTCCTCATGCGATTTGCGCCCACTTGGCCAAAGAGATGGTGGGAGATTGGCTCAAAGTGGTGACAACACTCCATGGAACGGATATTACGGTATTGGGGGAAGATCCATCCCTGAAAGATATTATCTGCTATGGAATCAACCAGAGTGATGCAGTGACGGCCGTATCGGATAGCTTAATCCGGCAGACGAAGGAATTGTTGTGTATTGATAAACCGTTGCACCGCATTTATAACTTTGTCGACCAACGGGTATATCGGCCCTTAGACGTTTCCGATATCCGTTCCAACTACGCTTCTCCCACTGAGAAATTGATGCTGCATATCTCCAACTTTCGCGGCGTAAAGCGGGTTCCCGATGTGATCCGCATTTTCGCCAAAGTGCAGCGAGAGATTCCGTCCCGTTTGATTTTGGTTGGGGAAGGTCCGGAATTGTCGCTCGCGATGCAGCTGGCGGAGGAGCTCGGAGTGGAATCCCGGGTCCGTTTTCTAGGGAAACAAGATGAAGTAGCTCGCCTGATCTCATTGGCGGATCTGTTATTGCTGCCGTCACAAAAAGAAAGCTTCGGCCTAGTAGCGTTAGAAGCGATGGCTTGTGGTGTGCCCACTGTCGGCTCCAATTCGGGAGGAATTCCCGAGGTGGTAAGCCATGGCGAGGCAGGTTTGCTCTCTCCCATTGGTGCAGTGGACAGTATGGCCAAAGACGCCATCCGCTTGCTTTCCGACCCGGATTTGTATCAACGCTTCTCACAAAATGGCTTACAGCGGGTGCGGGATCATTTTTGTGCGGAAAAAATTGCAGACGAATATGAACAGCTGTATCAACAAGTGATTGAAGGCTGA
- a CDS encoding aminoglycoside 6-adenylyltransferase, producing MWSSKWQQRDQKLPQKRESLRKRIEADLLSDENICGIFYGGSLGEGNPDRYSDIDLRIVVKENKSRYIASKHKRAKRWGQVLFFEDPGEGLPYTVAHYDDFIKVDVFYYIPADLTPSVWLQAIHIVKDESGLLQEIREQSQKLVYKPTNEEIALWRRKFVSFAHEVYRRTMRGELYYALKGIDELRWLITKGWYMEMGKVPNAPTDWAKIEGDRSPLSYEQQQSLCNWTAYRHPQSIEQVTAELCDVFIDLNESLSKQYNIPSEKALLLRALANI from the coding sequence ATGTGGAGCTCAAAATGGCAACAACGGGATCAAAAATTACCGCAAAAGCGAGAATCTCTGAGAAAGCGAATTGAAGCTGATCTTTTGTCGGACGAAAACATATGCGGTATTTTTTATGGAGGATCACTCGGGGAGGGAAATCCTGATCGTTACTCCGACATTGATCTTCGCATCGTAGTAAAAGAAAATAAGTCCAGATATATCGCTAGCAAGCATAAAAGGGCGAAACGCTGGGGGCAAGTGTTATTTTTTGAGGATCCGGGGGAAGGATTGCCCTATACGGTTGCGCACTATGACGACTTTATCAAGGTGGACGTGTTTTATTATATCCCGGCCGATCTAACTCCTTCGGTATGGCTGCAAGCGATTCATATCGTAAAAGATGAATCAGGCCTGCTCCAGGAAATCCGGGAACAATCCCAAAAGCTCGTGTATAAACCAACAAATGAGGAAATCGCATTATGGCGTAGAAAGTTTGTCTCGTTTGCTCATGAAGTATACCGTCGAACAATGAGAGGGGAGCTGTATTACGCCTTAAAGGGCATCGACGAATTACGTTGGTTGATTACAAAGGGCTGGTATATGGAGATGGGTAAGGTACCGAATGCCCCAACGGATTGGGCAAAAATTGAAGGAGACCGTAGTCCATTATCCTATGAACAGCAACAATCCCTATGCAACTGGACCGCCTATCGCCATCCACAATCAATTGAACAGGTAACGGCTGAACTTTGTGACGTGTTTATTGATTTAAATGAATCACTGAGTAAGCAATACAATATCCCCTCAGAAAAGGCATTGTTATTGCGCGCATTGGCTAACATATGA
- the bshB1 gene encoding bacillithiol biosynthesis deacetylase BshB1, whose product MTAAEERKVDVLAFGAHPDDVEIGASGILLKHAAQGYRTAICDLTDGELSSNGNVRQRRAEADRAGEILGLSHRIRLGLPDRGLTGAPEQVEAMVRVIRSLQPRVVLAPHWEDRHPDHTACAHLVREAIFDAAIRKRDQASGQKPHRVERIFHYFINDTGKADVIIDISEGYEHKKAAILAFESQFVPGPGRVETPLNRPTYLPMIQGRDQLWGHQIGALYGEGLASPRPIALRSLLPERD is encoded by the coding sequence GTGACAGCGGCAGAGGAGAGAAAGGTGGATGTGCTGGCGTTTGGAGCGCATCCCGATGATGTGGAGATCGGAGCCTCCGGTATTCTATTAAAGCATGCGGCACAAGGATATCGGACGGCGATCTGCGATTTGACGGATGGTGAATTATCTTCCAACGGCAATGTCAGGCAGAGACGGGCAGAAGCGGATCGAGCGGGGGAGATCCTAGGGTTATCACACCGCATTCGCTTAGGGTTACCGGATCGTGGTTTGACGGGAGCACCGGAACAGGTGGAGGCGATGGTGCGAGTCATTCGCTCATTGCAGCCGCGGGTGGTGCTGGCTCCTCATTGGGAAGACCGTCATCCCGATCATACTGCTTGCGCCCATTTGGTAAGGGAAGCAATTTTTGACGCCGCCATCCGTAAGCGGGATCAGGCGAGCGGGCAAAAGCCCCATCGGGTCGAGCGAATCTTTCACTACTTTATCAATGACACGGGAAAAGCCGATGTCATCATCGATATCAGCGAAGGTTACGAGCACAAAAAAGCGGCGATCCTGGCGTTTGAAAGTCAGTTTGTTCCTGGGCCGGGCCGTGTGGAAACACCACTCAACCGACCGACATACCTACCGATGATTCAGGGGCGCGATCAATTGTGGGGGCATCAAATCGGAGCCCTTTATGGCGAGGGGTTAGCCAGCCCCCGTCCAATCGCGTTGCGATCATTATTGCCTGAGAGGGATTAG
- a CDS encoding methylglyoxal synthase has translation MRIALIAHDEKKEEMVRFAIAYQGLLREHELYATGTTGSRIAEATGLKVHRFLSGPLGGDQQIGAMMAENRMDCVIFFRDPLTSQPHEPDILALMRLADVHNVPIATNLASAEVFIRSIRQGDLDWRRVVNKKEGD, from the coding sequence ATGCGGATTGCATTAATTGCTCACGATGAAAAGAAAGAGGAGATGGTCCGGTTTGCGATTGCATATCAAGGGTTACTACGGGAACATGAACTGTATGCGACCGGAACGACAGGGTCGCGAATTGCAGAAGCCACCGGATTAAAGGTACATCGTTTTCTGTCCGGCCCCTTGGGTGGAGACCAACAGATCGGGGCGATGATGGCGGAAAATCGGATGGATTGTGTCATATTCTTTCGTGATCCGCTGACTTCCCAACCTCATGAGCCGGATATCCTGGCATTAATGCGGCTGGCGGATGTACATAATGTACCAATTGCCACCAATCTCGCTTCCGCAGAAGTATTTATCCGCTCGATTCGGCAAGGAGACCTGGATTGGCGTAGGGTTGTCAATAAAAAAGAAGGTGACTAA
- a CDS encoding BtrH N-terminal domain-containing protein, protein MAKMIEGFVPYQGKHCETTAMGNLLQFAGGQLSEPMLFGLGQGLGFIYWDSKRTDFPFIGGRVKPDELTANLANRLELTVKIQETSSVNKAWQNVRSCIDRGLPVGLKLDSYYLDYFTNNVHFAGHYAVLYGVDDEYAYMADTKQQGGLVKTRLTSLTAARNAKGPMSSRNRSFTLEPIDALPPLAPAIRASLTKNAHDYLHPPIRNIGNKGIVKMSDEILKWPSRSNNIEHDLCLAALLMERAGTGGALFRNLYRDFLKECVDQLEDPNIEQAHRLFTAIAPMWVNVSALIDHAGRTGSHQDLQQASKLLLEIADKERAAMELLL, encoded by the coding sequence ATGGCCAAAATGATTGAAGGTTTTGTTCCTTACCAAGGCAAACATTGCGAAACGACAGCCATGGGCAATTTACTGCAATTTGCGGGGGGACAGCTGTCGGAGCCGATGCTGTTCGGACTCGGGCAAGGGCTCGGATTCATTTATTGGGACTCAAAGAGAACGGACTTTCCGTTCATCGGAGGAAGGGTAAAACCAGATGAACTGACAGCCAACCTCGCCAATAGGCTTGAATTGACCGTTAAAATTCAAGAAACGTCGTCCGTCAACAAAGCGTGGCAGAACGTACGGAGTTGCATCGATCGCGGACTTCCGGTCGGGCTAAAATTGGATTCCTATTACTTGGACTATTTCACGAACAACGTGCACTTTGCCGGTCACTATGCGGTCCTATACGGCGTGGATGACGAATACGCCTACATGGCGGACACCAAACAACAGGGCGGACTGGTGAAGACGCGTTTGACAAGCTTGACCGCGGCCAGAAACGCAAAGGGGCCGATGAGTTCCCGGAATCGTTCTTTTACGCTTGAGCCGATCGACGCCTTGCCGCCACTCGCTCCCGCTATACGCGCATCCTTGACCAAAAATGCGCATGACTATTTGCACCCGCCCATTCGCAATATCGGAAATAAAGGCATTGTCAAAATGAGCGATGAAATTCTGAAGTGGCCTTCCCGCAGCAACAATATCGAGCATGATCTGTGCCTGGCTGCATTGCTGATGGAACGCGCGGGAACCGGCGGCGCTTTGTTTCGAAATCTGTATCGGGATTTCCTAAAAGAATGCGTCGATCAGTTAGAAGACCCGAATATCGAACAAGCCCACCGTTTGTTTACGGCAATCGCCCCAATGTGGGTCAATGTCTCGGCTTTGATCGACCATGCGGGAAGAACGGGTAGCCACCAGGATTTACAGCAGGCGTCCAAACTTTTGCTCGAGATTGCGGATAAAGAACGCGCAGCGATGGAGTTATTGTTGTGA
- the panD gene encoding aspartate 1-decarboxylase — MLRNMMKSKIHRATVTEANLNYVGSVTIDEALMEQVNIWPNEKVQIVNNNNGARLETYVIPGPRGSGTICLNGAAARLVQPGDTVIIIAYAWLEEEEARNHVPKVAIMGENNQVKELVGAEVHGTIV; from the coding sequence ATGTTGCGCAATATGATGAAGTCCAAAATTCATCGGGCCACCGTAACCGAAGCCAACCTCAACTATGTCGGTAGTGTCACCATTGATGAGGCGCTGATGGAACAAGTCAATATCTGGCCCAATGAAAAGGTGCAAATCGTTAACAACAACAACGGTGCCCGCCTTGAAACCTATGTCATCCCCGGCCCCCGTGGCAGCGGTACCATTTGCCTCAACGGCGCTGCCGCCCGCCTGGTCCAACCTGGAGACACCGTCATCATTATTGCTTATGCTTGGCTGGAGGAAGAAGAAGCCCGTAATCATGTCCCCAAAGTGGCCATCATGGGTGAAAACAATCAGGTGAAAGAGTTGGTTGGGGCGGAAGTACACGGGACAATTGTTTGA
- a CDS encoding PadR family transcriptional regulator yields MHPISNVEFMLLQMIAECRQASGYDIKKLVAQRGYWEWANIGTTSIYAGLKKLSNKGWIASEESDGKSGKGPMPTRFALTKAGMAKLRNEIFDSLSSTRERDNRFDLGLAALPLIEKDKAIVALRKRLDFLREASKKIRQKYESQGGVRLPLNVRALFLHPVSLIECELEFVSCLIKELLGETRENGQND; encoded by the coding sequence ATGCACCCAATTTCAAATGTCGAATTTATGCTGCTGCAAATGATCGCGGAATGTCGTCAAGCTTCGGGGTACGATATCAAGAAGTTAGTCGCTCAGCGAGGCTATTGGGAATGGGCGAATATCGGCACGACTTCGATCTACGCAGGACTGAAGAAACTGAGCAATAAAGGATGGATCGCATCTGAGGAATCCGACGGAAAATCCGGAAAGGGACCAATGCCGACCCGCTTTGCCCTCACCAAAGCCGGTATGGCCAAGCTGAGAAATGAAATCTTTGACAGTCTGTCGTCAACACGGGAGCGCGACAACCGCTTCGATCTCGGCTTGGCCGCTTTGCCTCTTATTGAGAAGGACAAGGCCATAGTTGCTTTGCGGAAACGGTTGGATTTTCTTCGAGAGGCTTCAAAAAAGATAAGACAGAAGTACGAATCGCAAGGTGGCGTTCGATTGCCGCTGAACGTAAGAGCGCTGTTCTTGCATCCAGTAAGCCTGATTGAATGTGAACTAGAGTTCGTTTCCTGTTTAATTAAAGAATTGCTGGGGGAGACAAGGGAAAATGGCCAAAATGATTGA
- the panC gene encoding pantoate--beta-alanine ligase, with protein sequence MEVISKQKQLRQRRSEALQPVGLVPTMGYLHEGHLSLIRRARQECKTVVVSIYVNPLQFGPNEDFEHYPRDLERDLSLAQEAGADWVFAPTPEEMLPRPLVTQVMVNELTDRLCGASRPGHFDGVATVVTQLFNLIQPDRAYFGLKDAQQVAVIQRMVEDLHMPVIIVPCPTLREPDGLAMSSRNVYLSPTERQRALILNRALQEATKRWEAGEWEKGEEAAAYLADMITSEAGVTLDYAEVLTYPDLEPVESFDQSKAVLAAVAARVGSTRLIDNRIWQREE encoded by the coding sequence ATGGAAGTGATATCTAAACAAAAACAGTTGCGACAACGCCGCTCGGAGGCGTTGCAACCGGTCGGTTTGGTGCCGACGATGGGTTATCTGCATGAAGGGCATCTCAGTTTGATTCGCCGTGCCCGCCAGGAATGTAAAACTGTGGTGGTATCAATCTATGTCAATCCGCTACAGTTCGGCCCCAACGAAGACTTTGAGCATTATCCCCGCGATTTGGAAAGGGACCTTTCATTGGCGCAAGAAGCGGGAGCGGACTGGGTGTTTGCACCCACGCCAGAAGAGATGTTACCCCGTCCACTGGTGACTCAAGTAATGGTAAATGAGTTGACCGACCGCCTTTGTGGGGCTTCCCGCCCGGGGCATTTTGATGGGGTGGCAACGGTGGTGACGCAGCTGTTTAACCTAATTCAGCCGGATCGCGCTTACTTTGGCTTAAAAGATGCACAGCAAGTGGCGGTGATCCAACGCATGGTGGAAGATTTGCATATGCCGGTAATCATTGTGCCTTGTCCCACCTTGCGCGAACCGGACGGTTTGGCGATGAGCTCACGCAATGTGTATCTCTCTCCAACGGAACGCCAGCGTGCCTTGATCCTCAATCGTGCGCTACAGGAAGCGACTAAGCGTTGGGAAGCGGGGGAGTGGGAAAAAGGAGAGGAAGCCGCCGCCTATCTGGCGGATATGATCACATCAGAAGCGGGTGTGACGTTGGATTATGCGGAAGTGTTAACTTATCCCGATCTGGAACCGGTCGAATCCTTCGACCAAAGCAAAGCCGTTCTGGCGGCAGTAGCCGCCCGTGTCGGTTCCACCCGTCTAATCGATAATCGGATTTGGCAGAGAGAGGAGTGA
- a CDS encoding biotin--[acetyl-CoA-carboxylase] ligase: protein MKRLANRIRESLLGLLLERSGSFVSGEEISRHVNCSRTAIWKHIEELRKEGYQIEARPRSGYRLLYRPDRVAPEELKPHLTTRRFGQAIRYWRQIPSTQPAAHEWAREGAEEGALVITEEQTQGRGRLGRMWHSPPNNGIWMSIILRPPIPLTQAPQLTLMASVAVTRALRQTTGLDVRIKWPNDLLIEGKKVCGILTELRGEQDHIQYVVMGTGINVNVTSDWWPDELKEKATSLAIAGGHTYHRVELIAAILGELEQMYEGYLTHGFEPIRILWEEYAGMLGNVIRAFTPQGEVTGEAIGLDATGALLLQQGDHTLPIFSSDIEV from the coding sequence GTGAAGCGTTTGGCAAACCGGATTCGTGAATCATTACTAGGACTGCTGCTGGAGCGAAGTGGCTCATTTGTCTCCGGGGAGGAGATCAGTCGGCATGTCAATTGTAGCCGTACGGCGATTTGGAAGCATATCGAGGAGTTGCGTAAGGAAGGATATCAAATTGAGGCCCGCCCTCGTAGCGGTTATCGATTGTTATATCGCCCGGATCGGGTGGCGCCGGAAGAGTTAAAGCCGCATTTAACCACCCGTCGCTTTGGACAAGCAATCCGGTATTGGCGTCAGATTCCCTCCACCCAGCCAGCCGCGCATGAATGGGCACGAGAGGGAGCGGAAGAGGGAGCGTTAGTCATTACCGAGGAGCAGACACAGGGGAGAGGGCGGCTGGGGCGTATGTGGCACTCCCCGCCAAACAACGGCATCTGGATGAGCATCATCTTGCGTCCTCCTATTCCCTTGACCCAGGCACCCCAACTGACGCTGATGGCCTCAGTGGCGGTGACACGGGCACTACGACAAACTACTGGATTGGATGTCCGCATCAAGTGGCCTAACGATCTCTTAATCGAAGGGAAAAAGGTGTGTGGCATCCTGACTGAGTTACGGGGCGAACAGGACCACATTCAATATGTCGTCATGGGAACCGGAATCAACGTCAATGTCACCTCCGATTGGTGGCCAGACGAATTAAAGGAAAAAGCGACTTCGTTGGCAATTGCAGGGGGACATACATACCACCGTGTAGAGTTGATTGCGGCGATTCTAGGGGAGCTGGAGCAGATGTATGAAGGATATCTGACCCATGGCTTTGAACCGATCCGTATCCTGTGGGAGGAATATGCCGGGATGCTGGGCAATGTCATCCGTGCTTTCACGCCCCAGGGTGAAGTGACAGGGGAAGCGATCGGGTTGGATGCGACGGGAGCGTTGTTGCTCCAGCAAGGAGACCACACTCTTCCGATCTTTTCGTCGGATATCGAAGTGTAA
- the panB gene encoding 3-methyl-2-oxobutanoate hydroxymethyltransferase — protein MMTTTKRMTVTTLRRMKEQKEPIAMVTAYDAPSAVFAEAGGADVLLVGDSVGMVVLGYDSTVPVTIDEMLHHTKAVTRKSRRALVVTDLPFLTAHLQKEEVLKAAGRLLQEGGAQAVKVEGGHAVIPGIEACVAAGIPVMGHIGLTPQSVNQLGGYRIQGKNIKEARRLLEEAQALEAAGVFALVLECVPEELAIRISRELTIPTIGIGAGRGCDGQVLVYHDLLGYGDGRVPSFVKQYASIGEAARTGIGSYVKDVKAGHFPTEKHTFRMDAAVAEGLYGGKAFDGSDI, from the coding sequence ATGATGACGACAACTAAACGGATGACGGTAACCACCTTGCGCCGCATGAAAGAGCAAAAGGAACCGATTGCGATGGTGACGGCTTATGACGCGCCTTCGGCTGTATTCGCTGAAGCCGGTGGAGCGGATGTTTTGCTGGTAGGGGATTCGGTGGGAATGGTTGTGTTGGGGTATGATTCAACCGTGCCTGTCACCATCGATGAGATGCTCCACCACACCAAAGCGGTGACCCGAAAATCACGCCGGGCATTGGTAGTGACGGACCTTCCCTTTTTAACTGCCCACCTCCAAAAAGAGGAGGTCTTAAAGGCAGCGGGACGCCTCTTACAAGAAGGAGGCGCCCAGGCGGTAAAAGTAGAGGGAGGCCATGCCGTTATTCCGGGAATTGAAGCATGTGTCGCCGCAGGCATCCCTGTGATGGGGCATATCGGGTTAACTCCGCAGTCGGTCAATCAACTAGGCGGTTATCGTATTCAGGGAAAAAATATAAAGGAAGCCCGACGCTTGCTGGAAGAAGCGCAAGCGTTGGAAGCGGCGGGTGTGTTTGCACTAGTGCTGGAGTGTGTACCGGAAGAATTGGCCATCCGGATCAGCCGCGAGTTGACCATCCCTACGATTGGCATCGGTGCCGGGCGCGGGTGTGACGGTCAAGTGCTCGTCTATCACGATTTGTTGGGTTATGGGGATGGTCGCGTTCCTTCCTTTGTTAAACAATACGCTTCTATAGGAGAAGCAGCCCGTACGGGTATCGGTTCGTATGTAAAGGATGTGAAAGCCGGACACTTTCCGACGGAGAAGCATACGTTCCGAATGGATGCCGCTGTAGCGGAAGGGTTGTATGGAGGGAAAGCATTCGATGGAAGTGATATCTAA
- a CDS encoding CCA tRNA nucleotidyltransferase: MSANREAALKTMKKLERAGYQAFLVGGCVRDRLRGVEPADYDVATDAHPEAVMALFPGTAPTGLAHGTVTVTAEGAAVEVTTFRREAGYSDHRRPDEVQFVSDLTEDLARRDFTINAMAEDLRGQVMDPFGGQEDLKRKTIRAVGEPLERFTEDALRMVRAIRFHAQLGFTIDPRTEAAIASCRENLRPLAVERVTAELDKMWKAPHPAASISLLWMHGLFCCLPPFFQWDSIADQPQVPLSHLDRFPDSDTRWVFFLLACGVEADKIGMRLESLRLPSRSVKRMVALAQIAAYSPAPPTAEEAKRWMLEYGGDLYREGISLFPGLERLGVEATERLSQDAVGWLEVMPILRREELALDGQELADSLHRVPGPWLKPMLEHLLEQVALGRIPNTKQALIEAGEAFGKPDS, encoded by the coding sequence ATGTCCGCCAATCGGGAAGCGGCCTTAAAAACGATGAAAAAGCTGGAGCGTGCCGGTTATCAGGCTTTTTTGGTGGGAGGATGTGTCCGTGACCGCCTGCGGGGAGTGGAGCCTGCTGATTACGATGTGGCGACGGATGCTCATCCGGAAGCAGTAATGGCGCTTTTCCCCGGAACGGCACCCACCGGCTTGGCTCACGGAACCGTAACGGTAACGGCGGAGGGGGCGGCGGTAGAGGTTACCACCTTTCGGCGAGAGGCGGGCTACTCCGATCATCGACGCCCGGATGAAGTGCAGTTTGTCTCCGATTTGACGGAAGACTTGGCACGGCGGGACTTTACCATCAATGCGATGGCGGAGGACTTACGGGGGCAGGTGATGGATCCCTTTGGCGGGCAGGAAGATCTAAAGCGCAAAACGATCCGGGCGGTAGGGGAACCATTGGAACGCTTTACGGAAGATGCTCTGCGCATGGTGCGAGCGATTCGTTTTCATGCGCAGCTCGGTTTTACGATCGATCCGCGAACGGAAGCAGCGATTGCCTCTTGTCGGGAAAACCTACGTCCGTTGGCGGTAGAACGAGTAACGGCGGAGTTGGATAAAATGTGGAAAGCACCACACCCCGCTGCAAGCATATCACTCTTGTGGATGCATGGCTTGTTTTGCTGTCTTCCTCCTTTTTTTCAATGGGATTCCATCGCGGATCAACCGCAAGTGCCGTTATCCCATTTGGATCGATTTCCTGACTCCGATACACGGTGGGTATTTTTCCTGTTGGCATGTGGGGTGGAAGCGGATAAAATCGGGATGCGACTAGAATCGTTGCGCCTTCCCAGCCGCAGCGTCAAACGAATGGTCGCGCTAGCACAGATTGCAGCGTATAGCCCCGCACCTCCCACCGCGGAGGAAGCAAAACGGTGGATGTTGGAATATGGCGGTGATCTGTATCGGGAAGGGATTTCGCTGTTCCCAGGTTTGGAACGGTTAGGGGTGGAAGCCACAGAGCGATTAAGCCAGGACGCCGTCGGATGGCTGGAAGTGATGCCGATTTTAAGGCGGGAAGAGTTGGCTTTGGATGGCCAGGAATTGGCAGATTCCTTGCACCGAGTACCCGGCCCATGGCTAAAACCGATGTTGGAGCATTTGTTGGAGCAAGTAGCACTGGGGCGAATCCCCAATACAAAACAAGCGTTGATCGAGGCAGGTGAAGCGTTTGGCAAACCGGATTCGTGA
- a CDS encoding MerR family transcriptional regulator, translating into MVNKKYFSIGEVSKLKNITIKALRYYHKMGLLIPAYINPDNGYRYYTINQFIYLDIIKICKQSNVSVKEIKALFAKADTNYLKLYLEQKKEEIHKEIKELEQLNKRINILKTAIQTSEDEIVKTGFNIQNFESRYILSSATQEGELNEIKSFDKLDKKLDEFAIQTFQYGLIYTCHNDKWKVSDVFRLITSHDYKLLKDTFNVSELPQGKYLTVNCTRDAESETFELVKEYLEKNSLMCNKIYLFYLVTDVFNQYNHFSQFQISLKSTP; encoded by the coding sequence ATGGTTAATAAAAAATACTTTTCAATTGGAGAAGTTTCTAAATTAAAGAATATTACGATAAAAGCCTTACGTTATTATCATAAGATGGGCTTATTAATCCCTGCATACATTAATCCCGATAATGGTTATCGTTATTATACAATTAACCAATTCATCTATTTAGATATAATAAAAATCTGTAAACAAAGTAATGTTAGTGTTAAAGAAATTAAAGCCTTATTTGCTAAAGCCGATACTAATTACCTTAAACTATATTTAGAGCAGAAAAAAGAAGAAATTCATAAAGAAATAAAGGAATTAGAACAACTGAATAAACGAATAAACATTTTAAAAACAGCTATCCAAACATCTGAGGATGAAATCGTGAAAACTGGATTTAATATCCAAAATTTTGAAAGTAGATATATTTTAAGTTCAGCTACACAAGAAGGGGAACTCAATGAAATTAAATCATTTGATAAATTAGATAAAAAATTAGACGAATTTGCTATCCAAACTTTTCAATATGGATTAATTTATACATGTCATAATGATAAATGGAAAGTTAGTGATGTATTTCGTCTAATAACATCGCATGATTATAAATTACTTAAAGATACCTTTAATGTATCAGAATTACCACAGGGAAAATATTTGACTGTTAATTGTACAAGAGATGCTGAAAGTGAGACATTTGAGTTAGTAAAAGAATATTTAGAGAAGAACAGTTTAATGTGTAATAAGATTTATTTGTTTTATTTAGTGACAGATGTTTTTAATCAATATAACCATTTCTCTCAATTCCAAATAAGTCTAAAGTCTACCCCATAG